From Piliocolobus tephrosceles isolate RC106 chromosome 16, ASM277652v3, whole genome shotgun sequence, the proteins below share one genomic window:
- the RASD1 gene encoding dexamethasone-induced Ras-related protein 1 isoform X1, protein MKLAAMIKKMCPSDSELSIPAKNCYRMVILGSSKVGKTAIVSRFLTGRFEDAYTPTIEDFHRKFYSIRGEVYQLDILDTSGNHPFPAMRRLSILTGDVFILVFSLDNRDSFEEVQRLRQQILDTKSCLKNKTKENVDVPLVICGNKGDRDFYREVDQREIEQLVGDDPQRCAYFEISAKKNSSLDQMFRALFAMAKLPSEMSPDLHRKVSVQYCDVLHKKALRNKKLLRAGSGGGDPGDAFGIVAPFARRPSVHSDLMYIREKASAGSQAKDKERCIIS, encoded by the exons ATGAAACTGGCCGCGATGATCAAGAAGATGTGCCCGAGCGACTCGGAGCTGAGTATCCCGGCCAAGAACTGCTATCGCATGGTCATCCTCGGCTCGTCCAAGGTGGGCAAGACGGCCATCGTGTCGCGCTTCCTCACCGGCCGCTTCGAGGACGCCTACACGCCAACCATCGAGGACTTCCACCGCAAGTTCTACTCCATCCGCGGGGAGGTGTACCAGCTTGACATCCTCGACACGTCCGGCAACCACCCGTTCCCCGCCATGCGGCGCCTCTCCATCCTCACTG GAGACGTTTTCATCCTGGTGTTCAGCCTGGACAACCGCGACTCCTTTGAGGAGGTGCAGCGGCTCAGGCAGCAGATCCTCGACACCAAGTCTTGCCTCAAGAACAAAACCAAGGAGAACGTGGACGTGCCCCTGGTCATCTGCGGCAACAAGGGTGACCGGGACTTCTACCGCGAGGTGGACCAGCGCGAGATCGAGCAGCTGGTGGGCGACGACCCCCAGCGCTGCGCCTACTTCGAGATCTCGGCCAAGAAGAACAGCAGCCTGGACCAGATGTTCCGCGCGCTCTTCGCCATGGCCAAGCTGCCGAGCGAGATGAGCCCGGACCTGCACCGCAAGGTCTCCGTGCAGTACTGCGACGTGCTGCACAAGAAGGCGCTGCGGAACAAGAAGCTGCTGCGGgccggcagcggcggcggcgacCCGGGCGACGCCTTCGGCATCGTGGCACCCTTCGCGCGCCGACCCAGCGTGCACAGCGATCTCATGTACATCCGCGAGAAGGCCAGCGCCGGCAGCCAGGCCAAGGACAAGGAGCGCTGCATCATCAGCTAG
- the RASD1 gene encoding dexamethasone-induced Ras-related protein 1 isoform X2 produces MKLAAMIKKMCPSDSELSIPAKNCYRMVILGSSKVGKTAIVSRFLTGRFEDAYTPTIEDFHRKFYSIRGEVYQLDILDTSGNHPFPAMRRLSILTDPRHQVLPQEQNQGERGRAPGHLRQQG; encoded by the exons ATGAAACTGGCCGCGATGATCAAGAAGATGTGCCCGAGCGACTCGGAGCTGAGTATCCCGGCCAAGAACTGCTATCGCATGGTCATCCTCGGCTCGTCCAAGGTGGGCAAGACGGCCATCGTGTCGCGCTTCCTCACCGGCCGCTTCGAGGACGCCTACACGCCAACCATCGAGGACTTCCACCGCAAGTTCTACTCCATCCGCGGGGAGGTGTACCAGCTTGACATCCTCGACACGTCCGGCAACCACCCGTTCCCCGCCATGCGGCGCCTCTCCATCCTCACTG ATCCTCGACACCAAGTCTTGCCTCAAGAACAAAACCAAGGAGAACGTGGACGTGCCCCTGGTCATCTGCGGCAACAAGGGTGA